In Devosia sp. XK-2, one DNA window encodes the following:
- a CDS encoding serine hydrolase domain-containing protein, whose translation MSRVNSQLDRAFAPLAAAIETGLIPGGVLGVVDRNGNRATRAMGLAQTVPISRPMREDTWFDLASLTKVLFTTERVLALADADCIDLDAPLTSVMPDYRHYNLDNWERKVTFRQCLGHQTPYPAVFPLYTYGRDPDLLRTFLLQHEFPAGPAVYSDINFILLGLALERLEGKWIREQDPGQGFAWSADPNSAAATEDCYWRHRVLVGEVHDDNCSALQGAGHAGLFGTVTSVLDFAEDKLKTAGSDALIRTPISARRTHGWERPFEGWSGGERCSSQTIGHTGFTGTGLWIDFTRGHAWTLLTNRVHPTRHFDSGIIPLRRAVGDAINAE comes from the coding sequence ATGAGCCGTGTCAACTCGCAACTGGATCGCGCCTTTGCACCCCTGGCCGCCGCGATCGAAACCGGCCTTATTCCGGGCGGCGTGCTGGGCGTGGTCGACCGGAACGGCAATCGCGCCACCCGGGCCATGGGTCTGGCCCAGACCGTGCCCATAAGCCGGCCGATGCGGGAGGATACCTGGTTCGATCTGGCATCGCTCACCAAGGTGCTGTTCACCACCGAACGCGTGTTGGCGCTGGCCGATGCGGACTGCATCGATCTCGATGCGCCGCTAACCAGCGTCATGCCGGACTACCGACATTACAATCTCGACAATTGGGAGCGGAAGGTCACGTTCCGCCAGTGCCTCGGCCACCAAACGCCCTACCCGGCCGTTTTCCCGCTCTATACCTATGGCCGCGACCCGGACCTACTGCGCACCTTCCTCTTGCAGCATGAGTTTCCAGCCGGTCCTGCCGTCTATTCGGATATCAACTTCATCCTGCTCGGCCTCGCGCTCGAGCGGCTCGAAGGCAAATGGATTCGCGAGCAGGATCCGGGACAGGGCTTTGCCTGGTCGGCCGATCCGAATAGTGCTGCGGCCACCGAAGATTGCTATTGGCGCCACCGCGTGCTGGTGGGCGAAGTGCATGACGACAATTGTTCGGCGCTGCAAGGCGCGGGCCATGCGGGCCTGTTTGGCACGGTGACCAGCGTGCTCGATTTCGCCGAAGATAAGCTCAAGACCGCCGGCTCCGATGCTCTGATCCGCACCCCAATCTCGGCGCGCCGCACGCATGGCTGGGAGCGTCCCTTTGAAGGCTGGTCAGGTGGCGAACGTTGTTCGAGCCAGACCATTGGCCATACCGGATTTACCGGCACCGGGCTGTGGATCGATTTCACCCGCGGCCATGCCTGGACGCTTTTGACCAACCGCGTACACCCCACCCGCCATTTCGACAGCGGCATTATCCCGCTGCGCCGCGCCGTGGGCGATGCCATCAATGCAGAATAG
- a CDS encoding anhydro-N-acetylmuramic acid kinase, with the protein MEPIWAVGLMTGTVLDGNIDVALLRTDGETIEEFGAYTLAPYPQSIRDLLEQTLAQARKWNFEGPEPAIFAEAEDALTRAQSAAVLDLVAQAGLKPEDIGIIGFHGQSVLHRAPQPGRIGATRQLGNGALMHALTGIRVAYDFRSADVQAGGQGAPLAALYHQALLRKVGATDGKTAVLNLGGVANVTFWDGTDTLIAFDTGPANAPINDFIKAHGLGDMDRNGEMALRGKVDEERLARLLTHRYLSAPYPKSLDRFDFLSTMADGLSVEDGAATLTAFTTGAVGKALDLLPQRPEKLVVCGGGRHNPAVMAMLGTRAAVEAVPAEAVGWRGDAIEAECFAFLAVRVMRSLPISFPTTTGAPYPLTGGLLAA; encoded by the coding sequence ATGGAGCCGATCTGGGCCGTTGGACTGATGACGGGCACTGTGCTCGACGGCAATATCGACGTGGCGCTGCTACGCACCGACGGCGAAACCATCGAAGAGTTCGGTGCCTATACGCTAGCGCCCTACCCGCAATCGATCCGCGACCTGCTCGAACAAACCCTGGCGCAGGCGCGTAAGTGGAATTTTGAGGGCCCGGAGCCTGCCATTTTCGCAGAAGCCGAGGATGCACTGACCCGCGCCCAGTCGGCCGCAGTGCTCGACCTCGTGGCTCAGGCCGGCCTCAAGCCCGAGGACATTGGCATTATCGGTTTCCACGGCCAGTCGGTTCTGCATCGCGCGCCGCAACCGGGCCGCATCGGCGCCACCCGGCAGCTCGGCAATGGCGCACTCATGCATGCCCTGACCGGTATCAGAGTTGCTTACGATTTCCGCTCAGCCGATGTGCAGGCCGGCGGCCAAGGTGCGCCCTTGGCCGCGCTCTATCATCAGGCATTGCTCAGGAAGGTCGGGGCCACTGATGGCAAGACCGCCGTTCTCAATCTTGGCGGGGTCGCCAATGTCACCTTCTGGGATGGTACCGACACGCTGATCGCCTTCGATACCGGCCCGGCCAATGCGCCGATCAATGACTTCATCAAAGCGCACGGTCTTGGCGATATGGACCGGAATGGCGAAATGGCCCTGCGCGGCAAGGTCGATGAAGAGCGCCTCGCCCGCCTTCTGACCCATCGCTATCTCTCCGCCCCCTATCCGAAATCGCTCGACCGCTTCGACTTCCTCTCCACCATGGCCGATGGCCTGAGCGTCGAAGACGGCGCAGCGACGCTGACGGCCTTCACGACGGGAGCTGTGGGAAAAGCGCTCGACCTCCTTCCGCAACGCCCCGAAAAGCTGGTGGTCTGCGGTGGCGGGCGGCATAATCCGGCCGTCATGGCCATGCTCGGCACCCGCGCCGCTGTCGAAGCCGTTCCGGCCGAAGCCGTCGGCTGGCGTGGCGACGCGATCGAAGCGGAATGCTTTGCCTTCCTCGCCGTCCGCGTCATGCGCAGCCTGCCGATCAGCTTTCCCACCACCACCGGGGCGCCATATCCCCTGACCGGTGGTCTATTGGCAGCCTGA